CAGTTTCTCTTACTGGTTTAAAATGTGTAACTCTAGTTGTCATAAACTTCAAACAGTTATGAGACTATATATAACTGTGACATTTGGTGTATGATCCTTTCAGATTTATGCAGCCACTGATATCTAGAATTCCAATAATGATGGTGCAAGGGAACCATGAAATAGAAGAACAAATCCACGGCCAGACTTTTACTTCCTTCACTTCTCGATTTGCATTCCCACATAAAGAAAGTGGCTCTTCTTCCCCATTCTATTATTCGTTCAACGCAGGAGGCATACATTTTGTCGTTCTAGGTGGATATGCCGCATACGGCAAGACAGGTAACAAGAAGCCTTGAATTATTATCCTATAAGTCTCTGATAATTGTTACAGTTGGTTCTAATTCCATGGCTCCTTCACTGCAGATGATCAATACAAATGGTTGCAAAGGGATCTAGCTAATGTGAACCGAGATGTTACTCCATGGTTAGTCGCTACATGGCATCCTCCCTGGTACACCACTTACACGGCACACTACCGGGAAGTTGAATGCATGAGGGTATCCATGGAAGAGTTACTGTACCAGTATGGTGTCGACATAGTCTTCAACGGACATGTAAGTTTATATGGTCGTAAATCATGGTTTATTATGTCATTCTTTAGCcaaagaataataaaaaaggGGAAACAATATTTAGGTACATGCATATGAGAGGTCAAACAGAGTGTACAACTACACTCTTGATCCATGTGGTCCTGTCCACCTCTCAGTTGGCGATGGgggaaatagagagaaaatggCAACGATACATGCTGACGAGCATGGCAACTGCCCAGAGCCCTCCACCACGCCCGATGACTTCATGGGGGGATTCTGTGCGCAAAATTTTACATCTGGACCAGCTGCTGGGAAGTTCTGTTGGGACCGACAACCTGAGTATAGTGCTTACAGAGAAGCCAGCTTCGGCCATGGAATCCTCGAGGTACTTCCATTTTTTCTGAATAATTCCTTACAGTCTGAGGGCATAATTGGGAGTATGGATGTCATCTACGTTGACAAGTCGAGTTTGTTCTAGTTTAGGTCATCTCATTTGGGTTTATCGTGCAGGTGAAGAATGACACACATGCTCTGTGGTCGTGGCATCGCAATAAAGACATGTACAACGAAACTGGTGATCAGATTTACATTGTAAGGCAACCTGAGCGATGTCCAGTTCAACCCCAGGTAATCAAACTCTGGGGAACTGAACATTTGAACAGTGCATCTTTTTTTGATTCTATTAATTGAATCTTTAGAAGTTTCTGGA
This sequence is a window from Salvia splendens isolate huo1 chromosome 5, SspV2, whole genome shotgun sequence. Protein-coding genes within it:
- the LOC121804666 gene encoding purple acid phosphatase 15-like, which produces MAPQIGKMVVAVFILLFLELIQIHCKIPTTLDGPFDPVTVSLDENFRGNAIDLPDSDPRVQRDVSGFEPEQISVSLSSTHDSVWISWITGEFQIGDNIKPLNPKSVASVVYYGKLRFPMHRIATGKSEVYSQLYPFKGLKNYTSGIIHHVRLTGLDPDSQYHYKCGDPSIQAMSRILHFRTMPVSSTHSYPGRVAVVGDLGLTYNSTSTIDHVTRNSPDLILMVGDLCYANLYLTNGTGSDCYPCSFPNTPIHETYQPRWDYWGRFMQPLISRIPIMMVQGNHEIEEQIHGQTFTSFTSRFAFPHKESGSSSPFYYSFNAGGIHFVVLGGYAAYGKTDDQYKWLQRDLANVNRDVTPWLVATWHPPWYTTYTAHYREVECMRVSMEELLYQYGVDIVFNGHVHAYERSNRVYNYTLDPCGPVHLSVGDGGNREKMATIHADEHGNCPEPSTTPDDFMGGFCAQNFTSGPAAGKFCWDRQPEYSAYREASFGHGILEVKNDTHALWSWHRNKDMYNETGDQIYIVRQPERCPVQPQVIKLWGTEHLNSASFFDSIN